A genomic stretch from Candidatus Nitrososphaera gargensis Ga9.2 includes:
- the hemA gene encoding glutamyl-tRNA reductase: MTTAAIKAAPSPTSSPTVAPVHIVNARVTYRNAPIHLLEKFTFKDIDGAHKAFLKKAGFEECVILQTCNRIEVFAASKNPDEGRLLEEWASAVGLPEKDFANVEVSRGREAVMHLMKLTSGLDSLVVGEDQILGQVRRAVEFSRSGRYASANLSLIFDRALKVGSRVRTATGINRGNVSIASVAVNLAEEYFDDLKSKTIMLIGTGEAASLVAKVLKKRNVNFMVTSRAPERARSFAETVAGTPIPFDSALEMLRKVDLIFTATVAPYRLLTFNRIENAMKNNRRQGMMIFDLSNPRTVDEKVATIHGVKLVNMDQIAELVGKNMRSRMKEISSAEKLIEDEMKSVDMMMKRMKAEPVVVSVFKNVDTIRERELKKALAMLGKKLGPEETKIVEQLSYAIVEGILSTPMNNLRKVTEEGESEELMKIVAKLFKYEEKQQQ, from the coding sequence ATGACGACGGCAGCTATCAAGGCCGCACCATCACCAACATCATCACCAACAGTCGCGCCAGTTCATATCGTCAATGCACGCGTCACTTATCGCAATGCGCCCATCCACCTACTTGAAAAATTTACATTCAAGGATATTGATGGCGCGCACAAGGCTTTCCTGAAAAAGGCAGGCTTTGAAGAGTGTGTAATCCTGCAGACGTGCAACAGGATCGAAGTGTTTGCAGCGTCCAAGAATCCAGACGAGGGCAGGCTGCTTGAGGAGTGGGCCTCAGCCGTCGGGCTGCCAGAAAAGGACTTTGCAAACGTCGAAGTCAGCAGGGGCAGAGAAGCGGTAATGCACCTGATGAAGCTTACGTCAGGGCTTGACTCGCTTGTAGTGGGCGAGGATCAGATACTGGGCCAAGTAAGGCGCGCTGTAGAATTCTCCCGCTCTGGCCGCTATGCAAGCGCAAACCTGTCTCTGATATTTGACAGGGCACTCAAGGTTGGAAGCAGGGTCAGGACTGCTACTGGCATCAACAGGGGCAACGTTTCAATCGCCTCTGTAGCGGTGAACCTTGCCGAGGAATACTTTGACGACCTAAAGAGCAAGACAATAATGCTGATAGGCACTGGCGAGGCGGCAAGCCTTGTGGCAAAGGTGCTCAAAAAGCGCAATGTCAACTTTATGGTTACAAGCAGGGCTCCCGAAAGGGCCCGGTCATTTGCCGAGACGGTCGCTGGAACCCCAATCCCGTTTGACAGCGCGCTGGAAATGCTGCGCAAGGTCGACTTGATATTCACTGCCACTGTTGCGCCGTACCGCCTTCTTACTTTTAACAGGATAGAGAACGCCATGAAGAACAACAGGCGCCAAGGCATGATGATCTTTGACCTTTCGAACCCGAGGACGGTCGATGAAAAGGTCGCGACTATCCACGGCGTCAAGCTCGTAAACATGGACCAGATTGCAGAGCTTGTTGGCAAGAACATGCGCTCCCGCATGAAGGAGATAAGTTCGGCAGAAAAGCTGATCGAAGACGAAATGAAGTCGGTCGATATGATGATGAAGAGGATGAAGGCCGAGCCGGTAGTCGTATCAGTGTTCAAGAACGTCGATACAATAAGGGAGCGCGAATTGAAAAAGGCGCTGGCGATGCTTGGCAAAAAGCTTGGGCCAGAAGAAACCAAGATCGTGGAACAGCTTTCGTACGCTATTGTCGAGGGCATCCTTTCGACTCCCATGAACAACCTTAGAAAGGTGACAGAGGAAGGTGAAAGCGAAGAGCTGATGAAAATAGTAGCCAAGTTGTTCAAGTATGAAGAAAAGCAGCAACAGTAA
- a CDS encoding precorrin-2 dehydrogenase/sirohydrochlorin ferrochelatase family protein produces the protein MIVDLNVKGKRAIVIGGGTEGVRKVRGLLGQGCKIIVISNRVNRFLSDQAALGKIELVKAKLCDAKILDNYSDDNVFLVLAATNDRELNRMIVEKGRSMGAFVYAADDPEVSDFSYASIVNIEGVMQVAISTSGKSPIMARKVRIRAERVLRRIIKKADIENAKLQEFARQAARPRIKTVGERKEFLYSLIKDKRIQNLIKEDRIEDAKSATLELLQKWERKSTK, from the coding sequence TTGATTGTTGATCTGAACGTCAAGGGCAAGCGCGCCATAGTGATAGGCGGCGGGACAGAGGGCGTCAGAAAGGTACGCGGCCTGCTTGGGCAGGGCTGCAAGATAATCGTGATCAGCAACAGGGTTAACCGCTTTCTATCAGACCAGGCGGCGCTTGGCAAGATCGAGCTTGTCAAGGCAAAGCTCTGCGACGCCAAGATTCTGGATAATTACAGCGACGACAACGTGTTTCTGGTGCTTGCGGCGACCAACGACCGCGAGCTGAACCGCATGATAGTTGAAAAAGGTAGGTCAATGGGCGCGTTCGTCTATGCTGCAGACGATCCCGAGGTCAGCGACTTTTCCTACGCTTCCATTGTCAACATTGAAGGCGTGATGCAGGTCGCGATCTCTACCTCTGGCAAGAGCCCCATAATGGCGCGCAAGGTGAGGATCAGGGCTGAGCGGGTGCTGCGCAGGATAATCAAAAAGGCAGACATCGAGAACGCAAAACTGCAAGAGTTTGCTAGGCAGGCCGCGCGGCCAAGGATCAAGACCGTGGGAGAGCGCAAGGAGTTTCTCTATTCTTTGATAAAGGACAAGCGAATCCAGAACCTTATTAAGGAAGACAGGATTGAAGATGCTAAAAGCGCGACGCTAGAGCTGTTGCAAAAATGGGAGAGGAAAAGCACAAAATGA
- a CDS encoding transcription elongation factor Spt5, which produces MSDRVDDAPEEEMGFEDIKFDDDNNQDSIEESEAAPEPAEQAAAQPEEEQMPTTTAESAAASPAPAPAEQAAPASDSKFFAIRTTGGQERVVAGQIQVRVNAKKIGIRSVMVLDSFKGYIIVEAPDSNVAYEALAGIRHVRGQIRGDLPFKDIEGYLVKKPMVSELNVDDTVEVIAGPFKSMKAKITRVDYERQEATVVLLDSPYQIPVTVDANYLKKIAH; this is translated from the coding sequence ATGAGCGATAGGGTAGACGATGCCCCAGAGGAAGAAATGGGCTTTGAGGATATCAAATTTGATGATGACAATAATCAGGATTCTATAGAGGAGTCAGAGGCAGCGCCAGAGCCTGCCGAGCAGGCGGCGGCACAGCCGGAAGAGGAGCAAATGCCAACAACAACAGCCGAATCAGCGGCAGCCTCTCCGGCGCCTGCGCCAGCAGAACAGGCGGCGCCAGCAAGCGACTCCAAGTTCTTTGCCATACGCACGACAGGCGGACAGGAGCGTGTCGTGGCAGGCCAGATTCAGGTAAGGGTGAACGCCAAAAAGATAGGGATCCGCTCGGTCATGGTGCTTGACAGCTTTAAGGGTTACATCATTGTCGAGGCTCCGGACTCTAACGTAGCATACGAAGCGCTTGCAGGGATAAGGCACGTCCGTGGCCAGATAAGGGGCGACCTGCCGTTCAAGGATATCGAAGGGTACCTGGTGAAAAAGCCGATGGTGTCAGAGCTTAACGTTGATGACACGGTCGAAGTCATTGCCGGCCCGTTCAAGTCCATGAAGGCCAAGATAACTAGAGTCGACTATGAGAGGCAGGAGGCGACAGTAGTTCTGCTCGATTCGCCTTACCAGATACCGGTAACTGTTGACGCAAACTACCTCAAAAAGATTGCGCACTAG
- a CDS encoding D-aminoacyl-tRNA deacylase, which yields MADYLKNSAGFASDDDGKSYRSPRHKNVQLHVASGSLLTLEDLDRDYPDASSFIFLSKHRSDSQIPTLTCHCTGNFADNSYGGNPREIAISYPSLQKGYLKAITAARHKVPEYDIIIEATHHGPTSLKKPILFVELGSSEKQWGDRNAAGVICETLLGLLDRGIERCNKVGIALGGTHYPTKFNKLLLESEFGLAAVASKHNLEAIDEQMLDQMIEKSVEKVTHIVVDGKGLGSQKDRIIKMAEKTGLGIHKV from the coding sequence ATGGCCGATTACCTCAAGAATAGCGCGGGCTTTGCAAGCGACGACGATGGCAAGTCCTACAGGTCACCGCGCCACAAAAACGTCCAGCTCCATGTCGCTTCTGGCAGCCTGCTCACCTTGGAAGACCTTGACAGGGACTATCCTGACGCCAGCTCGTTCATTTTCCTCTCAAAACACAGATCAGACAGCCAGATCCCTACGCTCACCTGCCACTGCACAGGCAACTTTGCCGACAACTCCTATGGCGGAAATCCAAGGGAAATTGCAATATCGTACCCAAGCCTGCAGAAAGGATACCTAAAGGCGATAACTGCCGCCAGGCACAAGGTGCCGGAATACGACATTATCATAGAGGCGACCCACCATGGCCCAACGTCATTGAAAAAGCCCATCCTGTTTGTGGAGCTGGGCTCGTCAGAAAAGCAGTGGGGCGATAGAAACGCTGCAGGAGTGATATGCGAGACGTTGCTTGGCCTGCTCGATAGGGGCATTGAGCGCTGCAATAAAGTGGGAATCGCGCTTGGAGGCACGCATTACCCTACCAAGTTCAACAAGCTGCTGCTGGAGTCCGAGTTTGGCCTTGCAGCGGTAGCATCAAAGCACAACCTTGAAGCGATTGACGAGCAGATGCTGGACCAGATGATTGAAAAGAGCGTGGAGAAAGTAACGCACATCGTTGTTGACGGCAAGGGCCTTGGAAGCCAGAAGGACAGGATAATCAAGATGGCAGAAAAAACAGGGCTTGGAATCCACAAAGTCTGA
- a CDS encoding MGMT family protein yields the protein MKYLYLIFYHMKRQLKASDVYDILVRIPEGKVTTYGDIAKALGHPRASRAVGRILNSNPNPIIVPCHRVVMSNGSIGGYAFGKARKKGLLKKEGLRFMGDNMLHDFAGCRANLVKLS from the coding sequence TTGAAATACCTCTACCTCATATTTTACCACATGAAAAGGCAGCTGAAGGCAAGCGACGTTTATGACATACTTGTCAGGATCCCTGAAGGCAAGGTCACGACCTACGGCGATATCGCCAAGGCTCTTGGGCACCCGCGGGCATCGCGCGCAGTTGGAAGGATCTTGAACAGCAACCCAAACCCGATTATCGTGCCGTGCCACAGGGTAGTCATGTCAAACGGCAGCATAGGCGGCTACGCGTTTGGCAAGGCAAGGAAAAAGGGGCTGCTGAAAAAGGAAGGCCTGCGCTTCATGGGCGACAACATGCTGCATGACTTTGCAGGATGTAGGGCAAACCTTGTGAAATTAAGCTAG
- a CDS encoding 50S ribosomal protein L19e, whose amino-acid sequence MVVNIAKKRELVARILGVGANRVRFEPDRLEDVADSITRENIRSLVKSGAIWTVQPAGTSRGRAMEKRSVWKVHGKGPGSKKGKKTARVGKKEVYVIKVRSMRYHLKVLKERKDITNEIYWQLYKKVNGGQVRSLAHLRELVKEAKIR is encoded by the coding sequence ATGGTAGTCAACATTGCAAAAAAACGTGAACTTGTGGCAAGGATCCTTGGCGTTGGAGCCAACAGGGTCCGCTTTGAGCCTGACAGGCTTGAAGATGTTGCAGACTCGATTACGCGTGAAAATATACGTTCGCTTGTAAAGAGCGGAGCAATATGGACAGTCCAGCCGGCAGGGACCTCAAGGGGCAGGGCGATGGAAAAGCGCTCAGTCTGGAAGGTTCACGGCAAAGGCCCCGGCTCAAAGAAAGGCAAAAAGACGGCAAGGGTCGGCAAGAAAGAAGTCTATGTAATCAAGGTCAGGTCCATGCGCTACCACCTCAAAGTCCTGAAAGAGAGGAAGGACATCACCAACGAAATCTACTGGCAGCTGTACAAGAAGGTCAACGGCGGCCAAGTAAGGTCGCTGGCGCACCTGCGCGAGCTTGTAAAAGAAGCCAAGATCCGCTAG